Proteins encoded by one window of Haematobia irritans isolate KBUSLIRL chromosome 2, ASM5000362v1, whole genome shotgun sequence:
- the LOC142225845 gene encoding uncharacterized protein LOC142225845, which translates to MNNSKKEFELGIEKMDSSDSSVPEKVKSKFPKQRFPSSWLADDVFKGWLEPVEGDEYKSKCEAYKACRNLLNCGSSKLKKTRCNQSASEERSRNKEVDQYSKFF; encoded by the exons ATGAATAACTCCAAGAAAGAATTCGAACTTG GCATCGAAAAAATGGATTCATCTGATTCCTCAGTGCCCGAAAAAGTTAAATCTAAATTCCCTAAACAACGATTTCCCAGCAGCTGGTTGGCAGATGATGTTTTTAAAGGATGGCTGGAGCCAGTTGAAGGCGATGAATACAAAAGCAAATGTGAAGCATATAAAGCATGTCGAAATTTGTTGAATTGCGGAagctctaaattaaaaaaaacacgcTGCAACCAAAGTGCATCTGAAGAACGTAGCCGCAATAAAGAAGTCGaccaatattcaaaatttttttaa